GGATGGTCACTGGGAGAGGGCAAGCAGCATCCTTGCGcccatcctgcccagctctcacgCAGGGCCATGCTTTGGGtccccctgtgccccagcagctgccctagTCCCTGTGCTGTCCATGCTTTCCACTGCCAGCTCTCCACTGCTCCCAGTCCTTACTGGGGCAGTGCCCAGTCCCACATCCCCGTGGCAGCCAGGGGACCCACCAGCTGGTGCCGCTacgtgcccaggggcaggaatgTGACATTGCCCTCTGTGTCCAggcacagcccctggctgccctcaggCCCCGGCACCAAGCGCCCGCCGCCGTCCTTGGTCAGCGTCCCCTCCAGCGCCTGTCGGTTGTCCACATCCCCGGGGCGGGTGGCAGGCAAGTCCCTGTCCTGGGGACCAGGTGACAAATGCTCAGTGTCAGCCAGCTCCGAGTCGTCTGTGGCAGGCGTCTTGGAGCCGCTGTTGTCCTCATCCAAGGGGCTCTCGGCCCCCTCCAGCTCCGTGTCCgactcagcctcctcctcctcctccagcgtCAGCTCAAACTGGAACTTGTCGGCGTTGGCAGGGGACGCTCTGGGTCCCTCGGGCGGTGGGGAGGGGCTGCGTGGGATCATGCTCTGATACCATTCCCGGTTGTCTTCCAGCGTGTCCAGGATCTCCTGGGCATCAGGGTGCACCAGGTCAGCCCACGTCTCCCACAACGGGTGGGCGATGAAGTCGATGAATCCCACCTAGGGGAAGGTagtgctgagcccccagcccgaGGCTGTGGCCCCCACCCCAGTCCCTCACTGCTGCCCCACCTGGGACTTCTCCACCGAGGCTGTGTGCTTGTCACACATGGGGCTGATCTCCATGCCCCTCTCCCGCTCCCGGTCGCCCTGCCCGAAGAACTCCACCATGATGCGGTCTGTCCACTGCCGGTACAGCTCCAGGGGCTTGGTGGGGTTGCTGAGGTCAGCACAGTGCACCATGTTCTGCAGGACCtgagcacaggcacacagcGGCACTCACCTGAAGTCCTGTGTCCTCCAGGGCCACCACCCCTCTGCCAAGAACCCCCTCAGCCGTGGccagctgggggtgggaggagtGCACAGGACgtcctggcagccctggctggagccAGGACCAATGCCTGCAACTCCAGGAAGGTTTCCCCACCCACGTCCCTGTGCCCACCTGGATCCGGTCGGAGTagttgtccagcagcagcacccccaggttggTCACCTTCTTGGTCTCCACCATGGTCTTCAAATCCGCCAGCAGGTTCATGTGCTTGGACATGTCCGTGGCCAGCACCTGGGCAGGGCGAGCCAGGAGCAGGACTCAGCCTGAccccctccagagctgccctggccagggcCCCCCGGCTGGCCCAGGCCCCCCTGTACCATGTCAATGACCATCTTGCGCAGCGACTGCCTCTGCTTCTTGCTCAGGTTCTGGAAGATGTCGCAGTTCTCCTCCTGGAGAAGCTTGAAGCCCACAGCCAGGTGGTGGTTCTCCAGCACCGAGGCATCGTTGTACATCAGTGCCAGCTCCG
The DNA window shown above is from Dryobates pubescens isolate bDryPub1 chromosome 31, bDryPub1.pri, whole genome shotgun sequence and carries:
- the PDE4C gene encoding cAMP-specific 3',5'-cyclic phosphodiesterase 4C isoform X4 — translated: MSRNSSIASDLHGEDMIVTPFAQVLASLRTVRSNLTHLQDRTGIKRASSSSLPSGSKAAPSEDAHQKLSRETLEELDWCLDQLETLQTRHSVSEMASNKFRRMLSRELSHLSETSRSGNQVSEYISRTFLDKQHEVEIPSGLAKDKEKERRKRPMSQISGVRKLTHGSSLSAAGIPRFGVQTDREGLLAKELEDTNKWGLNVFKVAEYSGNRPLTVLMYSIFQERDLMKTFRIPANTFLTYMLTLEDHYHPDVAYHNSIHAADVAQSTHVLLSTPALEAVFTDLEIMAAIFASAIHDVDHPGVSNQFLINTNSELALMYNDASVLENHHLAVGFKLLQEENCDIFQNLSKKQRQSLRKMVIDMVLATDMSKHMNLLADLKTMVETKKVTNLGVLLLDNYSDRIQVLQNMVHCADLSNPTKPLELYRQWTDRIMVEFFGQGDRERERGMEISPMCDKHTASVEKSQVGFIDFIAHPLWETWADLVHPDAQEILDTLEDNREWYQSMIPRSPSPPPEGPRASPANADKFQFELTLEEEEEAESDTELEGAESPLDEDNSGSKTPATDDSELADTEHLSPGPQDRDLPATRPGDVDNRQALEGTLTKDGGGRLVPGPEGSQGLCLDTEGNVTFLPLGT
- the PDE4C gene encoding cAMP-specific 3',5'-cyclic phosphodiesterase 4C isoform X3 produces the protein MSRNSSIASDLHGEDMIVTPFAQVLASLRTVRSNLTHLQDRTGIKRASSSSLPSGSKAAPSAEDAHQKLSRETLEELDWCLDQLETLQTRHSVSEMASNKFRRMLSRELSHLSETSRSGNQVSEYISRTFLDKQHEVEIPSGLAKDKEKERRKRPMSQISGVRKLTHGSSLSAAGIPRFGVQTDREGLLAKELEDTNKWGLNVFKVAEYSGNRPLTVLMYSIFQERDLMKTFRIPANTFLTYMLTLEDHYHPDVAYHNSIHAADVAQSTHVLLSTPALEAVFTDLEIMAAIFASAIHDVDHPGVSNQFLINTNSELALMYNDASVLENHHLAVGFKLLQEENCDIFQNLSKKQRQSLRKMVIDMVLATDMSKHMNLLADLKTMVETKKVTNLGVLLLDNYSDRIQVLQNMVHCADLSNPTKPLELYRQWTDRIMVEFFGQGDRERERGMEISPMCDKHTASVEKSQVGFIDFIAHPLWETWADLVHPDAQEILDTLEDNREWYQSMIPRSPSPPPEGPRASPANADKFQFELTLEEEEEAESDTELEGAESPLDEDNSGSKTPATDDSELADTEHLSPGPQDRDLPATRPGDVDNRQALEGTLTKDGGGRLVPGPEGSQGLCLDTEGNVTFLPLGT
- the PDE4C gene encoding cAMP-specific 3',5'-cyclic phosphodiesterase 4C isoform X8: MPTRSSRGRLWRSWTGAWTSWRHCRPGTRSARWPPTRRMLSRELSHLSETSRSGNQVSEYISRTFLDKQHEVEIPSGLAKDKEKERRKRPMSQISGVRKLTHGSSLSAAGIPRFGVQTDREGLLAKVGPRGGDPAGHGVLSWPCTDLCPSGPQELEDTNKWGLNVFKVAEYSGNRPLTVLMYSIFQERDLMKTFRIPANTFLTYMLTLEDHYHPDVAYHNSIHAADVAQSTHVLLSTPALEAVFTDLEIMAAIFASAIHDVDHPGVSNQFLINTNSELALMYNDASVLENHHLAVGFKLLQEENCDIFQNLSKKQRQSLRKMVIDMVLATDMSKHMNLLADLKTMVETKKVTNLGVLLLDNYSDRIQVLQNMVHCADLSNPTKPLELYRQWTDRIMVEFFGQGDRERERGMEISPMCDKHTASVEKSQVGFIDFIAHPLWETWADLVHPDAQEILDTLEDNREWYQSMIPRSPSPPPEGPRASPANADKFQFELTLEEEEEAESDTELEGAESPLDEDNSGSKTPATDDSELADTEHLSPGPQDRDLPATRPGDVDNRQALEGTLTKDGGGRLVPGPEGSQGLCLDTEGNVTFLPLGT